One window of the Archangium primigenium genome contains the following:
- a CDS encoding phytoene/squalene synthase family protein codes for MTSRDESLVAEGYKMAERVTRHHAKSFFFASFMLFGMRRKAAFALYAFCRRLDDMVDVADGADKGAVPEDLAERLVRARRAVAELYLETPELADPRMPPPSTRASGGEGPWHPAEMAALVDCIRRFRVPEYPMQELISGMEMDLTLRRYETASQLDLYCYRVAGVVGLMMAAMLGCSEEWALGPAADLGRGMQLTNILRDVGEDLERDRVYLPLEELAAYGLSVEDLRRGVVDDRWRAFMRAQIARARAYYARAAEGIPALQGFGAQRMVKLMGAIYGDILRVIEARDYDVFHGRSFVTKPRKLALAAQVLFLPSAVPLMALPAPGAQGKSKVPLLSPEPTTGTVR; via the coding sequence ATGACGTCGCGGGACGAGAGCCTGGTGGCTGAGGGGTACAAGATGGCGGAGCGCGTGACGCGACATCACGCCAAGAGCTTCTTCTTCGCCTCGTTCATGCTCTTTGGCATGCGGCGCAAGGCGGCGTTCGCGCTCTACGCCTTCTGCCGACGGCTCGACGACATGGTCGACGTGGCGGACGGAGCGGACAAGGGCGCGGTGCCCGAGGACCTGGCCGAGCGGCTGGTGCGCGCGCGCCGGGCGGTGGCGGAGCTGTACCTGGAGACGCCCGAGCTGGCGGACCCGCGCATGCCGCCGCCCTCCACGCGCGCCTCGGGCGGCGAGGGGCCGTGGCACCCCGCCGAGATGGCGGCGCTCGTGGACTGCATCCGCCGCTTCCGCGTGCCCGAGTACCCCATGCAGGAGCTCATCTCTGGCATGGAGATGGACCTGACGCTGCGCCGCTACGAGACGGCCTCCCAGCTCGACCTGTACTGCTACCGGGTGGCGGGCGTGGTGGGGCTGATGATGGCGGCCATGCTCGGGTGCTCGGAGGAGTGGGCGCTGGGGCCGGCGGCGGACCTGGGCCGGGGCATGCAGCTCACCAACATCCTGCGCGACGTGGGCGAGGACCTGGAGCGCGACCGCGTGTACCTGCCCCTGGAGGAGCTGGCCGCGTACGGGCTGAGCGTGGAGGACCTGCGCCGGGGCGTGGTGGATGACCGCTGGCGCGCCTTCATGCGCGCGCAGATCGCCCGGGCGCGCGCCTACTACGCGCGCGCGGCCGAGGGGATTCCGGCGCTCCAGGGCTTCGGGGCCCAGCGCATGGTGAAGCTGATGGGCGCCATCTACGGGGACATCCTGCGCGTCATCGAGGCGCGCGACTACGACGTGTTCCACGGCCGCTCGTTCGTGACCAAGCCGCGCAAGCTGGCGCTGGCGGCCCAGGTGCTGTTCCTGCCGTCGGCGGTGCCGCTCATGGCGCTGCCGGCTCCCGGCGCCCAGGGCAAGAGCAAGGTGCCCCTGCTCTCCCCCGAACCCACGACAGGGACCGTGCGATGA
- a CDS encoding phytoene desaturase family protein has translation MKPGKQQAVVVGAGVGGLSAAARLAHAGFEVHLFEKTNGPGGRCNQIKVDGFTWDLGPTIVLMPEVFQETFTALGRRMEDYLTLERCDPNYRIHYRDGSVITFTSELCAMGRELERVEPGSFQRYLAFLAQGRTQYRTGLDHLVGRNYSGISDYFVPSVLKRVFEVRAHRRMYSDVGRFFKDERLRAAMTFQSMYLGVSPYAAPGVFALLPFTELGVGVWFPKGGLYAIPLALEKVAREEGVHLHYGRPVERILTEGKRTTGVRLADGEVVKADVVVCNADLPYAYEKLLDPSVTRLKRKDSLRYTSSGYMLYLGMKKRYDGFLHHNVYFGRDYKGSFDDIFERFRVPEDPSFYVNAPAHTDPSMAPPGKDALYVLVPVPHQHSGLDWKVEGPRVRAKVFERLGELGFPDLERDIEVERVVTPDDWATSFNLAKGSAFGLAQNFFQIGPFRPSNQDPRVKNLFFVGASTQPGTGLPTVMISARLAVERILQWTGAGVSTVREPGGTGRESLEEAA, from the coding sequence GTGAAGCCAGGCAAACAACAGGCGGTGGTGGTGGGCGCCGGAGTGGGCGGACTGTCCGCCGCGGCGCGGCTGGCCCACGCCGGCTTCGAGGTCCACCTCTTCGAGAAGACGAACGGGCCGGGGGGCCGCTGCAACCAAATCAAGGTGGACGGCTTCACCTGGGACCTGGGCCCCACCATCGTGCTCATGCCCGAGGTGTTCCAGGAGACGTTCACCGCGCTGGGCCGGCGCATGGAGGACTACCTCACGCTGGAGCGGTGCGATCCCAACTACCGCATCCACTACCGGGACGGCTCGGTCATCACCTTCACCTCGGAGCTGTGCGCCATGGGGCGCGAGCTGGAGCGGGTGGAGCCCGGCAGCTTCCAGCGCTACCTGGCCTTCCTCGCCCAGGGCCGCACCCAGTACCGCACGGGCCTGGACCACCTGGTGGGGCGCAACTACTCGGGCATCTCCGACTACTTCGTGCCCTCGGTGCTCAAGCGCGTGTTCGAGGTGCGGGCCCACCGGCGCATGTACTCGGACGTGGGGCGCTTCTTCAAGGACGAGCGGCTGCGCGCGGCGATGACGTTCCAGTCCATGTACCTGGGCGTGTCGCCCTACGCGGCGCCGGGCGTGTTCGCGCTCCTGCCCTTCACGGAGCTGGGCGTGGGGGTGTGGTTCCCCAAGGGCGGCCTGTACGCCATTCCCCTGGCGCTGGAGAAGGTGGCGCGCGAGGAGGGCGTGCACCTGCACTACGGCCGTCCCGTGGAGCGCATCCTCACCGAGGGCAAGCGCACCACGGGGGTGCGGCTCGCGGACGGCGAGGTGGTCAAGGCGGACGTGGTGGTGTGCAACGCGGACCTTCCCTACGCGTACGAGAAGCTGCTCGATCCGTCCGTCACGCGGCTCAAGCGCAAGGACTCGCTGCGCTACACCTCCAGCGGCTACATGCTCTACCTGGGCATGAAGAAGCGCTACGACGGCTTCCTGCACCACAACGTCTACTTCGGTCGGGACTACAAGGGCTCGTTCGACGACATCTTCGAGCGCTTCCGCGTGCCCGAGGATCCGAGCTTCTACGTCAACGCCCCGGCCCACACCGACCCCAGCATGGCGCCGCCGGGCAAGGACGCGCTCTACGTGCTGGTGCCCGTGCCGCACCAGCACTCGGGCCTGGACTGGAAGGTCGAGGGCCCCCGGGTGCGCGCCAAGGTCTTCGAGCGGCTCGGGGAGCTGGGCTTCCCGGACCTGGAGCGGGACATCGAGGTGGAGCGCGTGGTGACGCCGGACGACTGGGCCACGAGCTTCAACCTGGCCAAGGGCAGCGCGTTCGGGCTCGCGCAGAACTTCTTCCAGATTGGCCCCTTCCGTCCGTCCAACCAGGACCCGCGGGTGAAGAACCTCTTCTTCGTGGGGGCCTCCACGCAGCCGGGCACGGGACTGCCCACGGTGATGATCTCCGCGCGGCTGGCGGTGGAGCGGATTCTGCAGTGGACGGGGGCGGGTGTGAGTACGGTGCGCGAGCCTGGGGGGACCGGGCGTGAATCTCTGGAGGAGGCGGCATGA
- a CDS encoding polyprenyl synthetase family protein, producing the protein MGLMPFINPSAPPAPSAERNWLTLVRAQVDGALAGLLELPDEVRLDTQWAEALARVRGVVLRPAERPRAALLLAGYCLVRGSPVVPAGLWRFAAGLELLHASQAIHDEVLRQGDARRPAGLCARLAPERTGEHLAVVVGDHLFARALETMLEAGVPGAGEAGEHCLRLHRYTSAGLFRAEQGGGLLEPGGVGRAMRLVRLRAVREGLASSLVCGALLAGADADTRLRLARVGLGVGLTVELRREGAGLGEGPEAGGGVGFVQGRCGFPLVAAWCRARPEVREELWALAHLAPEAREGASLARVRGLVEDAGGFAATESVMARSTFMALRALASLPNPQGVRDLLQALIGPMAHQSVRGEAP; encoded by the coding sequence ATGGGGCTCATGCCGTTCATCAACCCGTCGGCCCCGCCTGCTCCCTCCGCGGAGCGGAACTGGCTGACGTTGGTCCGAGCCCAGGTGGACGGGGCGCTGGCGGGGCTGCTCGAGCTGCCGGACGAGGTGCGCCTGGACACGCAGTGGGCGGAGGCGCTGGCGCGGGTGCGGGGCGTGGTGCTGCGCCCGGCCGAGCGGCCCCGGGCCGCGCTGCTCCTGGCGGGCTATTGCCTCGTGCGGGGCTCGCCGGTGGTGCCCGCGGGGCTGTGGCGCTTCGCCGCGGGGCTGGAGCTGCTGCACGCGTCCCAGGCCATCCATGACGAGGTACTGCGGCAAGGGGATGCGCGGCGGCCGGCGGGGCTGTGCGCGCGGCTCGCGCCCGAGCGGACGGGCGAGCACCTGGCGGTGGTGGTGGGCGACCATCTCTTCGCCCGGGCCCTGGAGACCATGCTCGAGGCGGGAGTGCCGGGGGCCGGCGAGGCGGGCGAGCACTGCCTGCGCCTGCACCGTTACACGAGCGCCGGGCTGTTCCGCGCCGAACAGGGCGGCGGGCTCCTGGAGCCGGGCGGCGTGGGGCGGGCCATGCGCCTGGTGCGCTTGAGGGCCGTGCGCGAGGGCCTGGCGTCCTCCCTGGTCTGTGGGGCGCTGCTGGCCGGGGCGGACGCGGACACGCGGCTGCGGCTGGCGCGGGTGGGGCTCGGGGTGGGGCTGACGGTGGAGCTGCGCCGCGAGGGGGCCGGACTGGGCGAGGGCCCGGAGGCGGGCGGTGGGGTGGGGTTTGTCCAGGGCCGGTGCGGCTTTCCGCTGGTGGCCGCCTGGTGCCGCGCGCGGCCCGAGGTGCGCGAGGAGCTGTGGGCCCTGGCGCACCTGGCGCCCGAGGCGCGGGAGGGCGCGAGCCTCGCGCGGGTGCGCGGCCTGGTGGAGGACGCGGGCGGATTCGCGGCCACCGAGTCGGTGATGGCGCGCTCGACATTCATGGCGCTCCGGGCGCTCGCGTCCCTGCCCAATCCGCAGGGCGTGCGCGACCTGTTGCAGGCGCTCATCGGGCCCATGGCCCATCAGTCCGTGAGAGGAGAAGCACCGTGA
- a CDS encoding peroxiredoxin family protein, whose protein sequence is MDASLWNSNGKEVALSKWRGKPVILFYEDRHSTTLNGQLKESLFNRGRQMGLLDAAFVVAVANLESFDFFPARDIALSHVRDEEKKWNIPILVDLKGTMSGAPWSLPKKTSSVMLLTPEGQVVFRYSGRMDREEMDEFFQKLGQLLGRDMGAGAGAGEGAHP, encoded by the coding sequence ATGGATGCAAGCTTGTGGAACTCGAATGGAAAGGAAGTGGCGCTGTCCAAATGGCGGGGAAAACCCGTCATTCTCTTCTACGAGGATCGCCACTCCACGACACTCAACGGCCAGCTCAAGGAGAGCCTGTTCAACCGGGGACGCCAGATGGGACTGCTCGACGCGGCCTTCGTCGTGGCGGTGGCCAACCTGGAGTCCTTCGACTTCTTCCCCGCGCGGGACATCGCGCTGTCGCACGTGCGGGACGAGGAGAAGAAGTGGAACATCCCCATCCTGGTGGACCTCAAGGGCACGATGAGCGGCGCGCCCTGGAGCCTGCCCAAGAAGACGTCCTCGGTGATGCTGCTCACCCCCGAGGGCCAGGTCGTCTTCCGCTACTCGGGTCGCATGGACCGCGAGGAGATGGACGAGTTCTTCCAGAAGCTCGGACAGCTGCTCGGGCGTGACATGGGCGCGGGCGCCGGAGCCGGCGAGGGTGCCCACCCATGA
- a CDS encoding TIGR01777 family oxidoreductase, with protein sequence MKVAVTGASGFLGPILVQRLLERGHEVHVLARDVKRALSGLPSGVTGSYFDTITPLSPDALAGAEAVIHLAGETVNQRWTESARRRIQESRVVGTRMLVEAMKAAGTVRRFVSASASGYYGADRGAEPLTETGAPGDDFLARVCRAWEAEAHEADAAGIPTVVARLGVVLHPSGGALRQMLPAFRLGVGGRMGSGKQYLSWIHRDDAVGLLLFALEQEALRGPLNVTAPEPVTNEDFAHTLGAALRRPSLLPLPGFALKAALGEMSLVVLGGQRVLPRGAQDAGYTFQYTALAPALRALLA encoded by the coding sequence ATGAAGGTGGCCGTCACCGGCGCGAGCGGCTTCCTGGGGCCCATCCTCGTCCAGCGGCTGTTGGAGCGAGGCCACGAGGTGCACGTGCTGGCGCGTGACGTGAAGCGCGCCCTCTCGGGCCTGCCCTCGGGGGTGACGGGCTCCTACTTCGACACCATCACCCCTTTGTCTCCGGACGCGCTCGCGGGCGCCGAGGCGGTCATCCACCTGGCGGGCGAGACGGTCAACCAACGTTGGACAGAGTCGGCGCGCCGGCGCATCCAGGAGAGCCGGGTGGTGGGCACACGCATGCTCGTGGAGGCCATGAAGGCCGCGGGCACGGTGCGCCGCTTCGTGTCCGCCTCGGCCTCGGGCTACTACGGCGCGGACCGGGGCGCCGAGCCACTCACGGAGACGGGCGCGCCCGGGGACGACTTCCTCGCGCGCGTGTGCCGCGCGTGGGAGGCCGAGGCCCACGAGGCGGACGCCGCGGGCATCCCCACGGTGGTGGCGCGGCTGGGCGTGGTGCTGCACCCGTCCGGGGGCGCGCTGCGCCAGATGCTGCCCGCCTTCCGCCTGGGCGTGGGGGGCCGCATGGGCTCGGGCAAGCAGTACCTCAGTTGGATCCACCGGGACGACGCGGTGGGCCTGCTGCTCTTCGCGCTGGAGCAGGAGGCCCTGCGCGGGCCGCTCAACGTGACGGCGCCCGAGCCGGTGACGAACGAGGACTTCGCGCACACGCTCGGCGCGGCGCTGCGCCGCCCGTCCCTGCTGCCCCTGCCGGGCTTCGCGCTCAAGGCGGCACTCGGGGAGATGTCGCTCGTGGTGCTGGGCGGCCAGCGCGTGCTGCCGCGTGGGGCCCAGGACGCGGGCTACACGTTCCAGTACACCGCCCTCGCCCCGGCCCTGCGCGCCCTGCTCGCTTGA